The Sinomicrobium kalidii region GGACCATTATTCAAAAGAGGCTTTTGATGCATACACACAGCCCTATGACAAGGCTCTGAAGGGGATGGAAGGAGATATAAGGGCCATTTTTAACGATAGCTACGAAGTTTACGGAACAGATTATACCCCCGGTTTTTTTGAATCGTTTAAAAAACGAAGAGGGTACGACCTGGCTTCATATCTTCCGCAATTACTTGATACGATGCCGGATGAAACCGGGGACCGGGTTAAAAGCGATTACCGGGAAACCATTTCCGATATTTTACTGGACAATTTTGCAGGGCGATGGACCGGCTGGGCACATACTAAAGAATACAAGACCAAACTCCAGGCCCACGGCTCTCCCGGGAACCTTATCGATCTGTATGCCGCTTCCGATATTCCCGAGTGTGAGACCTTCGGTTCCATGCCATTTGACATTCCGGGTTTTCGCAGGGAAAAATCCGATATACGTGAAGGCGATGCAGACAGGATCATGTTGAAATTTGCTTCTTCTGCCGCACATATTGGCGGAAAGCCATTGGTTTCTTCAGAGACATTTACCTGGCTGAGGGAACATTTTAAAACCGCTTTATCGCAGTGTAAACCCGAGGCAGAGGAACTCTTTCTGGCCGGGGTCAACCACATCTTCCTGCACGGTACTACCTATGCTCCGCAAAGGGCATCGTGGCCTGGCTGGAAATTTTATGCGTCGGTCAACTTTCATCCCAACACTACCATCTGGGAAGATGCCCCCGGGCTTTTCTCCTATATTGCCCGTTGCCAGTCCATGTTACAGGCCGGGGAAGCCGATAATGATGTATTGCTGTACTGGCCCGTATACGACACCTGGGGGAAAACCCTCGGCGGGTCGCGTTTCTTTCAGTTCAAGATACATGATCTCAACCAATGGCTGCATGGAACATCCTTTTATGAAACAGCCAATACTTTACTGGATGACGGGTATATGGTCGACTTTATTTCCGACCGTTTTGTAGCCGCTGCTATAACGGAAAAAGGGGAGATTCAGCTTCCCGGAGGAAAATATAAAGCCATCGTAGTACCCGATTGCAGTAAGATGCCCCTCACTACGCTCAAAAAACTCATAACACTTAAAAAACGGGGAGGCAAGGTTATTTTCCTCGGGGTGCCCGAATCTGTTCCCGGGTTAAAAGACTATCAAGAAGAAAATGAAAAACTCCGGGAACTTATCTCGGAAAACGGGCTTGAAACAGCCTCAGGAGGTGAAATCACCCAAAAGCTGAACCGTGCCGGTATCCGCCCGGAAAAACTGGCCGGATACGGATTGAAGTTTATCCGCAGAAATCAGGAGGGTGAAAAAATCTACTACCTTGTCAACCATACCGATAAAGCTGTAAATGATATCATCCCGATCCATACAAAAACCGCAGGGGTACGAATAATGGACCCGCTTACCGGCAAGACCGGATCTGCACAAATAACACCACAGGGAGAGTACACCGGGGTAAGGGTGGATATGGAACCGGGAGAAAGTCTTTTCCTGAAAACTTCGGAAGACAAAAGCGGGGGAATACCCTGGACCTATTATGAAAAAGGACAAGAATACCCCCTGCCCGGTGAATGGACAATTTCCTTTGAAAAGGGAGGCCCTTCGCTACCAGGTACCGTTTCCGGAAAAAAACCGGGTTCCTGGACAGCTTACGGACAGGAATATGAAGCATTTTCCGGTACGGCAAAATATACCATTGAATTTGACAGTCCGAAGGATAAGGCAGAAAACTGGCAACTGAACCTGGGTGATGTACGGGAAAGTGCCAGGGTATGGCTGAACGGAAAGTACATCGGACGTGCGTGGTCCGTACCCTTTCAGTTGGAGACCGGGCCACTGAAGGAGCAAAACAATAAACTTGAAATAGCAGTGACCAACCTTTCTGCCAACCGCGTCCGGGACATGGAACTGCGCGGCGAGGAATGGAAGATATTTTACAATGCCAATATTGTGAACAGGAATTACAAAAAATTTGATGCGGCAAAGTGGAAACCCATGCCTTCGGGGCTTTTGGGGCCTGTGTTGCTTGTTCCGCTGTCTGTTAGGTAAACCCACACCATACATAAATCAACCAAACTTATGACCCGATGATTACTACTGAAATTTTTTCGAACAGAAGGACAAATATTTTATTATGGCTTGTCCTGCTCACGTTATGGAGTATTCCGGATATTGTTTTTTCACAGACACCGGCTTTTCCGGAAGCAGAAGGTTTCGGCCGTTATGCAACCGGGGGACGCTTTGGCGGGGTATATATTGTAACCAACCTCAATGACTCCGGACCCGGATCGTTCCGGGACGCGGTGAGTCAACCCAACCGGATCGTGGTTTTTGAAGTGGGCGGGGTGATACGTCTGAAAAGCCGCGTAGTTGTTTCCGAAAACATCACGGTTGCAGGGCAAACCGCACCGGGTGACGGCATTGTTATCTATGGCGACGGATTTTCATATACCCAGGCCAGTAATTCCATTATCCGTTATCTCCGCATGCGCATGGGCAGGATTGGGACCAGCGGGGCCGATGCGGTCGGGATTACCGATGATGCGAAACACATTATTTTCGACCATGTTTCAGCGTCCTGGGGACGCGATGAAACCTTTTCCATTACCCGTTATGCCGATAGTATCACCATACAGAACTGTATTATAGCCCAGGGCCTCGAAACCCACTCTGCAGGCGGATTGATCGAACCCTCCGGGAAGGTAAGCCTTTACAGGAACCTCTATATTGATAATAATACCCGTAATCCCAAAGTGAAAGGGATCAACCAGTTTGTAAATAATGTGGTCTATAACTGGGGAAGAGGAGGCGGATACATTATGGGAGGCTCTGCCGGGGATTCCTTTGTGAATATTATCAACAATTATTTGGTCAAAGGACCCAGCACCACCATAGAACCGTTTACCCGGGGTACGGAAACTTTTATCCCTTATGTGGAAGGGAACTATTATGACGATAACCTTAACGGTGTCCTCGACGGTTATGAAGTTCCGCTTTCGGCATATGAGGGGATCACTACTTTTCGCGATACACCTTATGACTATCCCATGCCGGCACAGGTGTTTACGGCAGAAGAAACTTTCGGTCACGTCATGGAAAATGCCGGGGCCAACTACCCCCGCCGTGATCCGGTAGATGATTTCCTGATCACTGAACTGGCCTCTATCGGGGTCTCGGGAGCTTTGATATCCGATGAAATGGACTTACCGACACAGGGACCGGGAGAAGTTTTCGGTGCGCCGGCTCTGCAGGATACCGATCGCGACGGAATTCCCGATACCTGGGAGAATGCTAACGGACTCAATCCCGAAAATGCTTCGGATGCCATGCAGATCAATGCAGAAGGTTATGCGAATATCGAGGTGTATATCAACAACCTGGCAGAAACCCCGGCTCCTGATTTTTTACGCCCGCCTTCCGGGGTGGCATCCGATTCGGTTTCTACTACCGGGATCGGGCTCACCTGGAAGAACAATGACAGCAGAACCACCGGGATTGTCATCGAACGATCGGACGACAGTACAAACTATCAGGTACTGGATACCCTGGGCGGAGATGCCATGACTTATCTGGACAACGAACTGGAACCGGGCACAATGTACCGCTATCGCCTTCGTGCCTATAATGCTGCGTTTTCTTCGGTTTATACCACACCTTTGGATGTGGAGACCACCCCGGTACCTACGGTGCCGGACGCTCCCGTTTCTCCTGCGCCTGGAGATCAGTCCATATATGCGGATACCACGGGGCTCCGGCTAAGCTGGACAGGCAGCGAAAACACCGATGCATATACGGTATACCTGTCTTCGCATCCGGATAGCCTGCAACAGGTGGCTGCGCTTACCGATCCGTTTTACGATGCGGATACCCTGCAATCCGGCACTACCTATTACTGGCGTGCAGATGCCGCCAACGAACTGGGAACGACTACGGGCAGTGTGTGGTCTTTTACTACCCTTCCCTATTTCCCGAAAGGTGTTGCAGGTGCCTGGCTTATGGATGAGGATGGTGGTGCTTCGGTCGTAGATAGTTCTTCCTATGCAAACCATGCGGAGATCAATGGTGTTCCGGGTTACGACCGTGTCGAAGGTAAGGTGGGCAGGGCAGTGGATTTGAATACGGGAGAAACATCGTCGCACATCCGGGTACCGCACCGGGATCATCTGTATATGGGAAAACAGTCGTTTACCATATCCATGTGGTTAAAATCCTCTTCACAGGACAATCAGTCCTACCTCGTTCACAAGGGTACTTTTAACAGGGATGATGCTTCGGGCGCCACGGGGCGCTGGTATGGTATTGAGGTGAAGGACGGGGATATCCGCTTTGCCGTGGATGATGACATTACCAAGACACAGCTATCTGTCGATGCCGGTCCCTTTTTTACCGGTGAATGGATACACCTGGTAGCGGTAAGGGACAGGGAAACCGATGTGCTCCGGCTGTACCGCAATGGTGTTTTGATAAACGAAGCTACCGACAGGACGGAGGAAAATATAGGGCAGCAGGCCCCGGTTATTATTGCGAACAGCAGTAACCTGGACACTCCGTTCCGCGGGCAGCTCGATGAATTCCGGATTTTTAATTACGGTTTAAGTGAACAGGAAATACTGGAATTGTACCAGACAGACCCGACACCGCTCAAACCGTTGGCCCCCCATCCTTCCGAAGATGCTGTGCTGGAAGGGTTCGAAGAAAATGTTGAAGCTACCTGGACAGGGGGTGTAAACACAACGTCTTATAAAATTTATATCGGGACCGACGAGGAAAATATGTCACTTGCAGGGGAAACCGGTGTGGACAGTCCCGCTTTTTCCTTTCAGAACCTGCAAAGGGATACCGATTATTACTGGCGGGTAGATGCCATTGGCCCTGAAGGGACAACCACCGGAGCTACCTGGACATTCCGCACTACGGCCCCGAAAGGGCTGGTAGGATACTGGAAGATGGATGAAACATCCGGATTACGGGTGACAGATGCTGCCTATTATGCCCACGAGGGAACGGTAACCGGTTTTCCGGAAGCGGTCTGGGAAGCGGGGATGTCGGGCAATGCCTTTCGGTTTAGTGAACCTTCCGATACGGCGGCCATAAAAATTCCCCATGCCGATCACCTGGTGTTTGAAAATACTTCGTTCACGATCTCCCTCTGGGTAAAAATTCCGGAAGACACCTATGCCTACGGAACAGATTGCTATTTGATGCATAAAGGCACATTTGAGTCCGGTACCGGGAAATGGTATGGCATTCAGTTGCGCGATGGCAGGTTGACCTTTGCCATTGACGACGGCCGGACAAAAACCGATATTTCAGCTTCCGTAACCAACAGTGCTTCCCACCCCCTGTTTACCGACGAGTGGAAGAATATCGTTGCCGTAAGGGATACCAAAACGGACCAGATACGCTTGTATATGGACGGGGTGAAAATTGCCGAAAAAACCGATGCTACAGGGACAATAGGAAAGGCAGTTCCTCTGTTACTGGGCAATTCACCCGAAAATAAACCCTATCGCGACCTTATGGATGAGGTAAAACTCTACAATTATGCCCTGACACAGGAAGAGATCCGGGCCCGGGCAGACGGGCATCCCGTTAAAATAACTTATCGCGACGGGGATAACGGGAATTCCGGGGATAATGAAATAAGGCCATTCTTCCGGATTGTCAATGAGGATGATATTGACATTCCCTATGAAGAACTCTCTGTCCGTTATTGGTTCACTCCCGAAGATTATGCCGGGATAAACGCCTGGATCGATTATGCCGGACCGGGTAACGGGAATATTTCCGCAGTATACCATCCCCTCGAAACACCACATAACGGGGCTTTCGGTTATGTGGAGTACCATTTTGAAAACATAGGGGGGCTCAAAGCCGGTGAAGAGACAGGCGTCATAGAATCGCGGCTGGCCAAGGAAAACTGGACGGATTTTGTAGAAACCGGGGATTATTCGTATCAGCAGGGAGAAACCTATGCGGAAAACAACCGGATCACCCTGTACCGTAATGGGCAACTAATTTGGGGAAAAGAACCCGGGAAGCAAACCCCTGTTACCGATCTGAAGGTGTATTCCAAAAACCGGAACGGGAATACCAATACGAATACCATACATCCTTATATAAAAATACGTAATGAAGGAAATATCCCCCTGGATTATAGTGACCTCGAACTGCGTTACTGGTTTACGGCCGAAGGAAATTCACCCCTTGATTATTGGATAGATTATGCAGAACTCGGCAACGGCAATATGGAAGCTACGTTCGTTAAACCGGATACGATATTAGCTGGGGCTGATACTTATTTTAAACTGAATTTTAATCCTTCGGCAGGGCAATTGTATCCCCTGAGCGGTTCCGGGGAAATACAGTATCGTATTGCCAAGGCAGACTGGAGTGTTTTTGACGAAAGCGATGACCATTCCTTCCTGCCTAAAGCACCTTTTGCCGAAAATGAACACATTACGCTGTATTACAAGGGAGAACTGATTTACGGTACCGAACCCGGAAGTAATAACAATTCCGAAACATCGTTGAAAACAACAGCAGACAATAACCAGCTAACGCAGGAGGTTTATGTTTACCCCAATCCGGCCCGGGATCACGTACGCGTACAATTAAATGATATTAATGACGCCGGAAACATAAGGTTGTTCAACAGGTCCGGACGGTTACTGCATAACCGGGCCGTAAAACAAAATACATTCTTGATAGACCTGCAACGCTTCCCTCCCGGAATTTATATCCTCGAGATAGAAAACGGGAAGGAAACAACAACACATAAAATAATTAAAAAATAACCCGCCCCGATCATCCCTCTCAAGGGAGGGAGAGGAGTGTAAAAACCCAAAACCATGAAAAAAAATTACTTAATAATGTTTATCCTGTTTTTGACAGGAATATCCGGCATGTACGGACAGCACCGGATGGAAGACCTCAACCGCGGGCTGGTAGCCGTTCGCACCGGTCCGGAACAGGTATATGTAGCCTGGAGATTACTGGGAAGTGATGCCGATTCGACAGCCTTTAACGTTTACCGCGATGGTGTCTTGCAAAATGATTCACCCGTTACACAAACTACCAATTATGTGGACAGTACAGCATCCGATGGCGAATATTACATAAAACCCGTCATAAACGGTGAAGAACAGGAACCTTCGGAAACCGTAAACGTGTGGCAGCAGAATCACCTTGAGATACCTCTTCAGGTCCCTCCCGGCAGGACCACGCCGGATGGCGAAGCATACACCTATACGGCCAATGATTGCAGTGTAGGCGATCTGAACGGTGACGGCCGGTATGAAGTTATACTCAAATGGGACCCTACCAATGCACACGACAATTCCCATGAAGGATATACCGGGAATGTGTACCTGGATGCTTATACCTTGGAAGGCGAACAGTTGTGGCGGATAGACCTCGGACGGAATATCCGTGCCGGAGCACACTACACCCAGTTTATGGTGTATGACCTGGACAGTGACGGCAAGGCCGAAGTGACCTGTAAAACTGCGGATGCTACCGTAGACGGACAAGGAAATGTAATCGGTGATCCCAATGCCGATTACAGGAACAGTGCGGGGCGTATTCTCGAAGGCCCGGAATTCCTTACCGTATTTAACGGAGAAACAGGAGCTGCAATGGCAACTACCGATTATGTGCCGGCAAGAGGAAATGTAAATGACTGGGGAGATAATTACGGGAACCGCGTAGACCGTTTTTTGGCCGGGGTAGCCTATCTCGACGGACAACATCCGAGCCTGGTCATGTGCCGAGGATACTACACACGATCGGTACTGGCGGCATGGGACTGGAAAAACGGGCAGCTCACACAACGATGGGTATTCGATTCCGACGATCCCGAGAATGAAGGCTATGCGGGGCAGGGTAATCACAGCCTCAGTATTGCCGATGTGGACAGTGATGGCCGGGATGAAATCGTATACGGTTCCATGACAGTAGATGATGATGGGACAGGACTGTATACCACCGGGTTGGGACATGGCGATGCATTGCATGTATCTGACCTTGATCCCGAGAGGCCCGGGCTTGAAGTCTTTATGCCCCATGAAAACAAGGTGGACGGCGTTACCTTTCGCGATGCCCGTACCGGTGAAATTATCTGGCAACACAAAAAAAATACGGATGTGGGCAGGGGTCTTGCTGCCGATATAGATTCCACCCATATCGGGGCCGAATTCTGGGCTTCCAGCAGTCTGGGGGTTTACAATACGGAAGGTGAACAGGTACACACCGATACGCCGTCCATTAACCACGCCATTTGGTGGGATGATGACCTGCAAAGAGAGCTCCTGGACGGAACGGGCATCTCCAAATACGGGACAGGAACCGTTTTTACAGCAGAAGGTTGCAGTTCCAATAACGGTACAAAAGCCAATCCGTCCCTGCAGGCCGACCTCTTTGGCGACTGGAGGGAAGAGGTTATTTTTCGTACCTCAGACAATACCGCACTGCGCATTTATATTAACCCGGAAGTGTCAACCCGGAAAATGTACACCCTGATGCACGATCCGCAGTACCGCGTAGCTATCGCCTGGCAAAATGTAGCATACAATCAGCCGCCACACCCTTCTTTCTATATCGGAACGGGAATGGAAACCCCGCCACCGTCGCCTATAAGTAACAACAAACTGCGGTGGAGCAGCGGTGAGGTATGGGATGTGGAATCTTCTTCAAACTGGGTGTGGAATGACAGTACTTCGGTGTTCAGCCAGGGAGATGAGGTGCTATTCGACATTTCCGGGAACAATGAAAACGCCGTCGAACTTGTTGGCGATATCCGGCCTTCGGGAGTAACGGTAAATGCCCCGGATGACTATGTTTTTAACGGGTCCGGAACCCTTTCCGGTACCATGCAACTGATAAAGAACGGCTCCGGGATGCTTACTTTGAACAATGACAATACGTATAGTGGCGCCACAACCGTTTGGGACGGAACACTCATGCTAAACGGACATCTCTCCGAAAGCTCCGTATTGGTCAGGAAATATGCCGCAATAGGAGGAAGTGGCATGCTGGATAAGGACCTCAGTTTACAACAGGGAACAAAAGTCATCCCCGGAGGAGTGGGTAATGCGGGGACATTGACCGTAAACGGCAACACCGTTGTGGCCAAGGATGTAACTTTTTCCTTTGACCTTTCTGAAAACCCCGGAGGAAATAATGACAAAATAGTGTGGAACGGCGATGTGGATATACAGGGCAATACGGTGTTCAGCATCAATGTCCTGGATGAAGGACTAAACACGGGAACCTATACCCTGCTGGAATATACCGGCAATTACAATGGGAGTATTGAAAATATGGAAGTGACGGGAATTCCCGGTATAAAACACAACCTTATGGATACGGGTAGTGCCATCGTTATGGAAGTGGAATGGGTACGGAATCCCACCACCGTATACTGGCGGGGTAATGAGAGTGATATCTGGGACCTGGCGGAAAGTTACAACTGGTTTAACGGCGATACTACAGCCCTGTTTGCTCCGAACGACACCGTAGTTTTTGACGATAGAGGAATACCACATACCAATGTAAAGACCACGGGCTTTTTACCGGTTGATAAAATGATCGTAAATGCATCCGCAGATTATACTTTTGAAGGTGAAGGAAGTATCAGCGGAACCGGCGGACTCGAAAAATCGGGAACCGGAAGGCTGACAATACTCGGCAATAACGATTATACCGGAACAACAGTGATCAGGGAAGGAATAGTTGTACTGGAATCCCTTTCCGACGGCGGTGCGCCCGGGCCGCTGGGTGCTGCAGGGAAAGAAGCGGAAAATATCGTGATAGATGGCGGGACTGTGGAATTTACCGGAACTTCGGCAACCGATCGCGGAATCACTCTCGGTATGAACAACAGTACGCTCGATGTCATTTCAGGAATAACCGCAACTATAGGCGGAAGCCTCGAAGGAACAGGGCAAATGACCAAAAAGGGAGACGGAACCCTGCAACTCACAGGGAAAAACACCTATACAGGAGGAACAGTTTTAAAGGAAGGGAATGTCCATCTCGGATCGGAAGAGGCGATCTCTTCCGGTTTCGGGGAAGGTACCGTGGTTTTGGAAGGTGGCGTCCTCAGCATGCACGAAGGGAATAATTCCTATAGTTCCGCTTCCTGGGATGTGGAAGTCCCGGCGGGAAAACAGGCCGAATGGCAACTGGACGGCCGTTGCGCCTTTAACGGAAAACTTACCGGTGGCGGGGACCTTCATCTGTACTCCCCCTGGATACGCTCCGAAATGATGGGCGACTGGTCCGGCTTTACCGGAAATATCCGTGTTACCGCAGACAGTGACGGCGGCTGGTTGATATTGGGAAATGATAGAGGTTATGCAGGGGCATCCATAGAACTTACAGAGGATATACAAATGGTCTATCGGCGGGACGCCAACGATACCATAGCGGTAGGCGAACTGTCAGGCCCGGCATCATCACACCTGGCAGCAGGATGGCAAAATACCGTAACCACCTGGAAAATTGGGGGCAAAAACAGCGATGCCTTTTTTCACGGGACCATCAGTGATGTGGCATTCAAGGGATCGGGAGCGAAAACAAGGATCATAAAAACAGGTTCGGGCTCCTGGACATTGACCAATGCCGGTACCTACTCCGGGGGAACCCTGGTCGAAGGGGGAGAGTTTGTTGTGAATAACACTACGGGAAGTGCTACGGGAAGCGGTGCAGTGATCGTTTCGGGGAATGCCTCGCTGTCCGGTAACGGTACTGTAGAAGGAAACCTCATCGTACAAAACGGCGCAAAGCTCTTTCCCGGGGGCAGAAGGGAAAAAGGAACATTAACCCTGGGAAGGAACCTGTACCTGTCTGACAATGCCAGAACAGAAATAGATATAGATCACGCTGCTGCAGATACCGATATTGTGGAAGTGAGTGACACCCTGTTTTGCGGGGGATTATTGAAAATCAGCAAAAGAGGGGTGCAATTTAGGGAAGGAGACAGCTTTAAGGTATTTCAGGCCGCTGATTTCGAGGGTACATTTAAAAAAATCATTCCCTCTCCGGGACACGCCCTGAAATGGGATAGCTCGGAACTTTATGTTAACGGAACCCTGAAGGTGACAAGCAAAAGAGAAAAGTCCGCGAATCTTGATGAAACAGATCAGGCAGTGATCTATCCCAATCCCGTAAGCGATTACATCCGTATTCGTCTCGGGGAAAATTCAGGTGAGGAAAACGAAGTTCACCTGTACAGTTTTTCCGGTCATTTGTTGAACAAATACAATTTTGAAGGCGAAAATTATCAGATTCCGTCACAAAACCTGTCCTCCGGGATTTACATTGTCAAGATAAAAAACGGAAACGGGGAAATCACCCGAAAAGTGGTAAAAAATTAGTCATAAAACCAAAAACAAGCAATTAAATGAAGAAAATAGTATGTATACTCGTAGCGGGAATATCCGGAGTGATGCAGGCACAGACCCTTCCGGACAGGGATGTGGTACTGGAGAAAATGAAACGGGCCAACATGTATTTTATGAAAAAGTGGCCGGACGCAGGAAAGACCATAATTACCAACAAGGAGCGTCCCAGTCATATCTGGACACGTGCAGTTTATTACGAAGGTCTTATGGCATTGTACACCATCCACCCGAGAGATGAATACTACAAATATGCCAAAGACTGGGCCGATTTTCACCAATGGGGTTTCCGCGGAGGGAACACTACCCGCAATGCCGATAACTACTGTGCGGCACAGACTTACATCGATCTCTATAACCTTTCCCCCGATCCTGAAAAACTGAAAAATACCAGGGCACAGACCGGGATGTTGCTTAATACCCCCCAGAATGACGACTGGTCCTGGATAGATGCCATACAAATGGGAATGCCCGTACTGGCCAAAATGGGTGTGTTGGAAAATGACGACAGGTATTTCGAAAAAATGTACCGAATGTATATGTTCACACGCAACAAACATGGTAAAAACGGACTTTTCAATGAAAAAGA contains the following coding sequences:
- a CDS encoding glycosyl hydrolase; its protein translation is MSKILSFFICFLLCCFNSVFSQQHPGEKPEWPENYTVAKPWTRWWWMGNAVDRKNISRNLVALHKAGIGGVEITPIYGVKGEEKNFIDHLSPEWVSMLKYTVKVADSLGMGVDMVMGTGWPYGGPQVAPEHAATRITFRKYQLAPGETFDKKIEPENIEKHKLAQLQYVFAYTDGEKYSDLTPNLDGNHLYWKAGDHHYTLYAVFNDKTGQQVKRAAPGGEGFTLDHYSKEAFDAYTQPYDKALKGMEGDIRAIFNDSYEVYGTDYTPGFFESFKKRRGYDLASYLPQLLDTMPDETGDRVKSDYRETISDILLDNFAGRWTGWAHTKEYKTKLQAHGSPGNLIDLYAASDIPECETFGSMPFDIPGFRREKSDIREGDADRIMLKFASSAAHIGGKPLVSSETFTWLREHFKTALSQCKPEAEELFLAGVNHIFLHGTTYAPQRASWPGWKFYASVNFHPNTTIWEDAPGLFSYIARCQSMLQAGEADNDVLLYWPVYDTWGKTLGGSRFFQFKIHDLNQWLHGTSFYETANTLLDDGYMVDFISDRFVAAAITEKGEIQLPGGKYKAIVVPDCSKMPLTTLKKLITLKKRGGKVIFLGVPESVPGLKDYQEENEKLRELISENGLETASGGEITQKLNRAGIRPEKLAGYGLKFIRRNQEGEKIYYLVNHTDKAVNDIIPIHTKTAGVRIMDPLTGKTGSAQITPQGEYTGVRVDMEPGESLFLKTSEDKSGGIPWTYYEKGQEYPLPGEWTISFEKGGPSLPGTVSGKKPGSWTAYGQEYEAFSGTAKYTIEFDSPKDKAENWQLNLGDVRESARVWLNGKYIGRAWSVPFQLETGPLKEQNNKLEIAVTNLSANRVRDMELRGEEWKIFYNANIVNRNYKKFDAAKWKPMPSGLLGPVLLVPLSVR
- a CDS encoding LamG-like jellyroll fold domain-containing protein; this translates as MITTEIFSNRRTNILLWLVLLTLWSIPDIVFSQTPAFPEAEGFGRYATGGRFGGVYIVTNLNDSGPGSFRDAVSQPNRIVVFEVGGVIRLKSRVVVSENITVAGQTAPGDGIVIYGDGFSYTQASNSIIRYLRMRMGRIGTSGADAVGITDDAKHIIFDHVSASWGRDETFSITRYADSITIQNCIIAQGLETHSAGGLIEPSGKVSLYRNLYIDNNTRNPKVKGINQFVNNVVYNWGRGGGYIMGGSAGDSFVNIINNYLVKGPSTTIEPFTRGTETFIPYVEGNYYDDNLNGVLDGYEVPLSAYEGITTFRDTPYDYPMPAQVFTAEETFGHVMENAGANYPRRDPVDDFLITELASIGVSGALISDEMDLPTQGPGEVFGAPALQDTDRDGIPDTWENANGLNPENASDAMQINAEGYANIEVYINNLAETPAPDFLRPPSGVASDSVSTTGIGLTWKNNDSRTTGIVIERSDDSTNYQVLDTLGGDAMTYLDNELEPGTMYRYRLRAYNAAFSSVYTTPLDVETTPVPTVPDAPVSPAPGDQSIYADTTGLRLSWTGSENTDAYTVYLSSHPDSLQQVAALTDPFYDADTLQSGTTYYWRADAANELGTTTGSVWSFTTLPYFPKGVAGAWLMDEDGGASVVDSSSYANHAEINGVPGYDRVEGKVGRAVDLNTGETSSHIRVPHRDHLYMGKQSFTISMWLKSSSQDNQSYLVHKGTFNRDDASGATGRWYGIEVKDGDIRFAVDDDITKTQLSVDAGPFFTGEWIHLVAVRDRETDVLRLYRNGVLINEATDRTEENIGQQAPVIIANSSNLDTPFRGQLDEFRIFNYGLSEQEILELYQTDPTPLKPLAPHPSEDAVLEGFEENVEATWTGGVNTTSYKIYIGTDEENMSLAGETGVDSPAFSFQNLQRDTDYYWRVDAIGPEGTTTGATWTFRTTAPKGLVGYWKMDETSGLRVTDAAYYAHEGTVTGFPEAVWEAGMSGNAFRFSEPSDTAAIKIPHADHLVFENTSFTISLWVKIPEDTYAYGTDCYLMHKGTFESGTGKWYGIQLRDGRLTFAIDDGRTKTDISASVTNSASHPLFTDEWKNIVAVRDTKTDQIRLYMDGVKIAEKTDATGTIGKAVPLLLGNSPENKPYRDLMDEVKLYNYALTQEEIRARADGHPVKITYRDGDNGNSGDNEIRPFFRIVNEDDIDIPYEELSVRYWFTPEDYAGINAWIDYAGPGNGNISAVYHPLETPHNGAFGYVEYHFENIGGLKAGEETGVIESRLAKENWTDFVETGDYSYQQGETYAENNRITLYRNGQLIWGKEPGKQTPVTDLKVYSKNRNGNTNTNTIHPYIKIRNEGNIPLDYSDLELRYWFTAEGNSPLDYWIDYAELGNGNMEATFVKPDTILAGADTYFKLNFNPSAGQLYPLSGSGEIQYRIAKADWSVFDESDDHSFLPKAPFAENEHITLYYKGELIYGTEPGSNNNSETSLKTTADNNQLTQEVYVYPNPARDHVRVQLNDINDAGNIRLFNRSGRLLHNRAVKQNTFLIDLQRFPPGIYILEIENGKETTTHKIIKK